Proteins from a single region of Nomia melanderi isolate GNS246 chromosome 9, iyNomMela1, whole genome shotgun sequence:
- the LOC116432817 gene encoding acyl-CoA Delta-9 desaturase isoform X2 — protein MSNEKPAKRQEINWGVVLWCIHLHVLGLYAAWLMFTSAKWMTVFFTLFITLLGCLGVTVGAHRLWAHRTFNASSSLRLFLMLAHTLAGAGTIYNWVLYHRLHHKYYKTDKDPYNHKKGFLYSHYLGNFWTPKVDFEQAKKEIDMRDMDSDGYVWLQHNDPRFDLGLFFITKSNWLTYHYMVPWDWKNGEFGTYNKGCSTFFIKMWNELGFVDHLLSVTTHDLRAILHDVTNKKTSLQEGLDELKKISQYKAAKDHLKFQL, from the exons ATGTCCAACGAGAAACCCGCTAAGAGGCAGGAGATAAACTGGGGAGTGGTGTTGTGGTGCATTCATCTGCACGTTCTTGGATTATACGCTGCGTGGCTGATGTTCACTTCTGCCAAATGGATGACTGTTTTCTTCA CGCTTTTCATAACATTGCTCGGCTGCCTTGGAGTGACCGTGGGCGCTCATAGATTATGGGCTCACAGGACCTTCAATGCGTCGAGTTCACTTAGGCTTTTCCTCATGTTGGCTCACACCCTCGCCGGGGCG GGAACGATCTACAACTGGGTGCTCTACCACAGACTACATCACAAGTACTACAAAACCGACAAAGATCCCTACAATCACAAAAAAGGGTTCCTGTACAGTCACTATCTGGGGAACTTCTGGACGCCGAAAGTCGATTTTGAACAGGCAAAGAAAGAAATTGACATGCGTGACATGGATTCCGATGGATACGTTTGGCTGCAGCACAA CGATCCTCGTTTCGACCTAGGTCTATTTTTCATTACGAAGTCCAACTGGCTAACCTACCACTACATGGTTCCCTGGGATTGGAAGAATGGCGAATTCGGTACATACAACAAAGGCTGCAGCACATTCTTCATAAAAATGTGGAACGAACTCGGATTCGTCGATCACTTGCTATCAGTGACCACACACGACTTGAGAGCAATTCTTCACGATGTAACAAACAAGAAAACATCATTGCAGGAAGGACTGGATGAGTTGAAGAAAATTTCTCAGTATAAAGCTGCCAAAGACCATCTTAAATTCCAGTTGTAG
- the LOC116432817 gene encoding acyl-CoA Delta-9 desaturase isoform X1 has protein sequence MSNEKPAKRQEINWGVVLWCIHLHVLGLYAAWLMFTSAKWMTVFFTLFITLLGCLGVTVGAHRLWAHRTFNASSSLRLFLMLAHTLAGAGTIYNWVLYHRLHHKYYKTDKDPYNHKKGFLYSHYLGNFWTPKVDFEQAKKEIDMRDMDSDGYVWLQHKFYWIIFAIVGVLLPLNAPLEYWDESLGLTVLITGILRFAITLNVSWLVNSAMHIWGTGENNDPRFDLGLFFITKSNWLTYHYMVPWDWKNGEFGTYNKGCSTFFIKMWNELGFVDHLLSVTTHDLRAILHDVTNKKTSLQEGLDELKKISQYKAAKDHLKFQL, from the exons ATGTCCAACGAGAAACCCGCTAAGAGGCAGGAGATAAACTGGGGAGTGGTGTTGTGGTGCATTCATCTGCACGTTCTTGGATTATACGCTGCGTGGCTGATGTTCACTTCTGCCAAATGGATGACTGTTTTCTTCA CGCTTTTCATAACATTGCTCGGCTGCCTTGGAGTGACCGTGGGCGCTCATAGATTATGGGCTCACAGGACCTTCAATGCGTCGAGTTCACTTAGGCTTTTCCTCATGTTGGCTCACACCCTCGCCGGGGCG GGAACGATCTACAACTGGGTGCTCTACCACAGACTACATCACAAGTACTACAAAACCGACAAAGATCCCTACAATCACAAAAAAGGGTTCCTGTACAGTCACTATCTGGGGAACTTCTGGACGCCGAAAGTCGATTTTGAACAGGCAAAGAAAGAAATTGACATGCGTGACATGGATTCCGATGGATACGTTTGGCTGCAGCACAA ATTCTACTGGATAATCTTCGCTATAGTTGGAGTGCTACTACCGCTGAACGCACCATTAGAGTATTGGGACGAGTCGTTAGGGTTGACTGTACTGATTACTGGAATTCTACGGTTCGCCATTACATTGAATGTATCGTGGTTGGTGAACAGCGCAATGCACATCTGGGGCACCGGCGAGAACAA CGATCCTCGTTTCGACCTAGGTCTATTTTTCATTACGAAGTCCAACTGGCTAACCTACCACTACATGGTTCCCTGGGATTGGAAGAATGGCGAATTCGGTACATACAACAAAGGCTGCAGCACATTCTTCATAAAAATGTGGAACGAACTCGGATTCGTCGATCACTTGCTATCAGTGACCACACACGACTTGAGAGCAATTCTTCACGATGTAACAAACAAGAAAACATCATTGCAGGAAGGACTGGATGAGTTGAAGAAAATTTCTCAGTATAAAGCTGCCAAAGACCATCTTAAATTCCAGTTGTAG